The following proteins are co-located in the Chryseobacterium daecheongense genome:
- a CDS encoding SRPBCC domain-containing protein: MEKLSYEIQINATPEKIWSVLWGEITYRQWTAVFAEGSFYQGNLEEGSIVKFLDPNNNGMFSKVEKNVPNKEIRFLHLGEIVAGVEAPQEWGEATESYFLKETDEGTSLKCEIQTPEEFKGFFEEKFPKALEIIKNLSQNQL; encoded by the coding sequence ATGGAAAAATTATCGTATGAAATACAAATCAATGCTACTCCTGAAAAAATATGGAGTGTACTTTGGGGTGAGATAACCTACAGACAATGGACAGCAGTTTTTGCTGAGGGATCATTTTATCAGGGAAATCTTGAAGAAGGAAGCATTGTAAAGTTCCTCGATCCCAATAATAATGGAATGTTTAGTAAGGTGGAAAAAAATGTACCTAATAAAGAAATACGGTTTCTTCACCTTGGAGAAATTGTTGCCGGAGTTGAAGCTCCTCAGGAATGGGGGGAGGCAACAGAGTCCTATTTCCTGAAAGAGACCGATGAAGGAACATCTTTAAAATGTGAAATTCAGACTCCTGAAGAATTTAAAGGGTTTTTTGAAGAGAAATTTCCTAAAGCATTGGAGATTATAAAAAATCTTTCTCAGAATCAGCTGTAA
- a CDS encoding VOC family protein, whose protein sequence is MNNDIFPCLWCDGEAKEAAEFYSKVFNGRITADTPVVMNVELFGQKLMLLNGGPQFEKNPSISFMVICETEDEVQRYWDHLIDGGSALMALDSYPWSKKFGWLSDRYGVNWQLLFGEKDGDQKVVPTLMFMHDNNGKAMEAMEFYTHTFPNSNIVNVMKYKDGGESNENPENVQHASFKIDGYSLYCMDSSYDHKFDFNEGVSMVIMTDDQQETDHLWNTLISGGGRESMCGWLKDKYGVSWQIVPKRLIELMNDSDQGKAQKVVQAMMRMQKIIIEDLEVAYKS, encoded by the coding sequence ATGAATAACGATATTTTTCCGTGCCTTTGGTGCGACGGAGAGGCTAAAGAGGCTGCAGAATTTTACAGCAAAGTATTTAATGGACGAATTACAGCAGATACACCAGTTGTAATGAATGTAGAATTATTCGGGCAAAAGTTGATGCTGCTTAACGGTGGCCCTCAATTTGAAAAAAATCCTTCCATCTCTTTCATGGTAATCTGCGAAACAGAAGATGAAGTACAAAGATATTGGGATCATCTTATTGATGGTGGTTCTGCTTTAATGGCACTGGATTCTTATCCATGGAGTAAAAAATTCGGATGGTTGAGTGACCGTTATGGGGTGAACTGGCAATTGCTTTTCGGCGAAAAGGATGGTGATCAGAAGGTGGTGCCGACATTAATGTTCATGCATGATAATAATGGTAAAGCAATGGAAGCAATGGAATTTTATACCCATACTTTTCCCAATTCAAACATTGTAAATGTCATGAAATATAAAGATGGGGGTGAATCCAATGAAAATCCCGAAAACGTACAACATGCCAGCTTTAAAATAGACGGATACAGCTTGTACTGTATGGACTCTTCTTATGATCATAAGTTTGATTTCAATGAAGGGGTTTCTATGGTGATTATGACCGACGACCAACAGGAGACAGATCATTTATGGAACACCTTGATTTCAGGAGGTGGAAGAGAAAGTATGTGTGGATGGTTAAAAGATAAATACGGTGTTAGCTGGCAAATAGTACCCAAAAGACTGATCGAATTAATGAATGATTCCGATCAGGGTAAAGCTCAAAAAGTAGTGCAGGCCATGATGCGAATGCAGAAAATTATTATAGAAGATTTAGAAGTGGCTTATAAATCATAA
- a CDS encoding VOC family protein, giving the protein MKVNQIYVNLPVKSVEDTRAFWTKLGFEINEQFSDEKAVCVIMKEDNIYVMFLMEEFLKTFTDRPVAKGDTTQVLLAIGVNSREEVDQMVQTALANGGSKYSEPQDHGWMYQCAFADLNGHQWEVMFADMSKLPTE; this is encoded by the coding sequence ATGAAAGTCAATCAAATTTACGTAAATCTTCCGGTAAAAAGCGTTGAAGATACAAGAGCATTCTGGACGAAGCTTGGTTTTGAAATCAACGAGCAGTTTTCAGATGAAAAAGCTGTTTGTGTGATCATGAAAGAAGACAATATTTATGTCATGTTCTTAATGGAAGAGTTTCTAAAAACCTTTACAGACAGACCTGTTGCAAAAGGCGATACCACTCAGGTACTTCTTGCCATAGGTGTTAACAGCAGAGAAGAAGTAGATCAAATGGTTCAGACAGCGCTTGCCAATGGAGGATCCAAATACAGTGAGCCTCAGGACCATGGATGGATGTACCAATGTGCTTTTGCCGATCTGAATGGACATCAGTGGGAAGTAATGTTTGCAGATATGTCCAAATTACCAACGGAATAG
- a CDS encoding glyoxalase superfamily protein produces the protein MRAEQVIPVLRIFDYNKTIEFYIDWLGFEIVWEHRFEENTPVYLEVKKENIIFHLSEHHGDASPGSSVFIWGEDVARYHQELIDKKYKYNRPGLEKTFYDAVAFTVNDPFGNKIIFNEKFDAEKHKEVEFI, from the coding sequence ATGAGAGCAGAACAAGTAATACCGGTCCTCAGAATTTTTGATTATAATAAAACCATAGAATTTTACATTGATTGGCTTGGTTTTGAAATTGTATGGGAACATCGTTTCGAAGAAAATACCCCTGTTTATCTGGAAGTAAAGAAGGAAAACATCATCTTTCATTTAAGTGAACATCACGGAGATGCAAGTCCTGGAAGCAGTGTTTTTATCTGGGGTGAAGACGTGGCACGCTATCATCAAGAACTGATTGATAAGAAATACAAATACAACAGGCCGGGGTTGGAAAAAACATTTTATGATGCAGTAGCTTTCACAGTTAATGATCCTTTCGGAAATAAGATAATTTTCAATGAGAAATTTGATGCAGAGAAACATAAGGAAGTGGAGTTTATTTGA
- a CDS encoding alpha/beta hydrolase, with the protein MDQKDLTIILVHGAWGDGSHWQYVIPALTKAGYKVRSVQNPLTTLQDDIDKTKDLIDAQDGKVLLVGHSYGGAVISGAGNHDKVVGLVYIAAFAPDAGDSLGSLLGRRESPGGASIYPDSKGFLWIKYDEFQSAFCQDLDDEKALVMSLSQKPIHSQCFGDTAGEPAWKTKPSWYQISSKDRMIPAETEKEMAERMNPKKIISLDAGHASLASHPNEVTQLILEAAATL; encoded by the coding sequence ATGGATCAAAAAGATTTAACCATTATTCTGGTACACGGAGCGTGGGGAGACGGTTCCCACTGGCAGTATGTTATCCCTGCACTTACGAAAGCAGGATATAAGGTAAGAAGTGTTCAAAACCCTCTCACAACTCTTCAAGATGACATTGACAAGACTAAGGATTTGATAGATGCACAGGATGGGAAAGTTCTCTTGGTTGGTCACTCATATGGAGGGGCTGTCATTTCAGGAGCCGGAAATCACGATAAGGTTGTAGGTTTAGTATATATTGCCGCCTTTGCACCGGATGCCGGTGATAGTCTGGGCTCGCTTTTAGGAAGAAGAGAGTCTCCTGGAGGAGCAAGCATTTACCCGGACAGCAAGGGCTTCCTTTGGATCAAATATGATGAATTCCAATCGGCATTTTGCCAGGATCTTGATGATGAAAAGGCATTGGTCATGTCATTATCCCAAAAACCGATTCATAGCCAATGTTTTGGTGATACTGCAGGTGAACCGGCATGGAAAACAAAGCCGAGCTGGTATCAGATTTCATCAAAAGATCGCATGATCCCTGCTGAAACAGAAAAGGAAATGGCAGAGCGAATGAATCCTAAGAAAATTATTTCTTTAGATGCTGGGCATGCCTCCTTAGCGTCCCATCCCAATGAAGTAACACAATTGATCTTAGAAGCTGCAGCGACCTTGTAA
- a CDS encoding VOC family protein yields the protein MVKRIVANIKAEDLSMADHFYHGILGLEIIMNHGWIKTFGSNEESKVQISFAMQGGNDTPVPDLSIEVDDVEAIYKKMKDSGFEITYDLADEEWGVRRFFVRDPFGKLINILSHE from the coding sequence ATGGTAAAAAGAATTGTAGCTAACATTAAGGCAGAAGACTTGTCCATGGCAGATCATTTCTATCATGGTATTTTAGGTCTGGAAATAATAATGAATCACGGATGGATCAAAACATTCGGAAGCAATGAAGAATCAAAGGTTCAGATCAGTTTTGCAATGCAGGGAGGAAATGACACGCCGGTTCCTGATTTGTCTATTGAAGTAGATGACGTAGAGGCTATCTATAAAAAGATGAAAGATTCAGGTTTTGAGATAACCTATGACCTTGCAGATGAGGAATGGGGGGTTCGTAGATTTTTTGTCAGAGATCCCTTTGGAAAATTAATTAATATCCTTTCACACGAATAA
- a CDS encoding alpha/beta hydrolase, producing the protein MDLKEKGYKKVNGIQMYYEVYGEGKPLVLIHGGGSSILFDYKEIISRLESQFQLIGIDLQNHGMSEHRDIPETFEQDAHDVAQLLKEMKIGKASFWGFSNGGSTVMQIAHHHPGLVDKLIVASAFFKRSGMIEGFFDSMSEVTLDSMPEPLKINFLELNPDFSKLENMFQKDSKRMQSFEDWDEKVLKSIESPTLFISGDRDVIRPEHVVEMWRLVPDSQLMILPATHGSYMMTDFEGKTDSKLIDLTVNEVVKFLNH; encoded by the coding sequence ATGGATCTTAAAGAGAAAGGCTATAAAAAAGTCAATGGAATTCAGATGTATTATGAAGTATATGGAGAAGGGAAACCTTTGGTTTTAATCCATGGAGGGGGTTCTTCAATTTTATTTGATTACAAGGAAATTATTTCCAGGCTTGAATCTCAGTTTCAGTTAATAGGAATTGATCTCCAAAATCACGGAATGAGTGAACACCGGGATATTCCTGAAACATTTGAGCAGGACGCTCATGATGTAGCTCAACTGCTAAAAGAAATGAAAATAGGAAAAGCTTCATTCTGGGGTTTTAGTAACGGAGGAAGTACAGTAATGCAAATCGCTCATCATCATCCCGGTTTGGTGGATAAACTCATCGTAGCTTCTGCGTTTTTTAAAAGAAGCGGAATGATAGAGGGCTTTTTCGATTCCATGTCCGAAGTCACTTTAGACTCAATGCCGGAACCTTTAAAGATCAATTTTCTGGAATTAAATCCTGACTTCTCAAAGTTGGAAAATATGTTTCAGAAGGATAGCAAAAGAATGCAGTCTTTTGAAGACTGGGATGAGAAAGTTTTGAAATCTATTGAATCGCCGACTCTTTTTATCTCGGGAGACCGCGATGTAATAAGACCTGAACATGTTGTCGAAATGTGGAGGTTGGTTCCTGATTCTCAGCTTATGATCCTTCCTGCTACTCACGGTTCTTATATGATGACTGATTTTGAGGGTAAAACCGATAGTAAGCTCATCGATTTGACTGTGAACGAAGTAGTCAAATTTTTAAATCATTAA
- a CDS encoding SRPBCC family protein, with amino-acid sequence MEPIKIDITILAPVEKVWDYFNTPNHITKWNFAHESWQCPSSENDLRVGGKFKNRMEAKDKSFGFDFEGTYDVVIPNQRIKYHLEDGRNVEVIFDSIDANTTKVTEIFDPEKQNSVEMQRDGWYAILDNFHKYVENH; translated from the coding sequence ATGGAACCCATTAAAATAGACATTACCATTTTAGCTCCAGTTGAAAAAGTTTGGGATTATTTTAATACTCCCAACCATATTACAAAATGGAACTTTGCTCATGAAAGCTGGCAATGCCCAAGTTCTGAAAATGATCTGAGGGTAGGAGGCAAGTTCAAAAACAGAATGGAAGCCAAAGATAAAAGTTTCGGATTCGATTTTGAAGGTACTTATGATGTGGTTATTCCGAATCAGAGGATCAAGTATCATTTGGAAGATGGCAGAAATGTGGAAGTGATCTTTGACAGTATTGATGCCAATACAACAAAGGTTACCGAAATTTTTGATCCTGAAAAACAAAATTCTGTGGAAATGCAAAGGGATGGCTGGTATGCGATCCTCGATAATTTCCATAAATATGTTGAAAATCATTAA
- a CDS encoding DinB family protein: MDTPKSKKLEIVIPAYRMHSQSFLNVLEGISEEDAMKRIDGKTNHIVWMAGNFLNMRYGLGSVLGLQEEDPYTDLFFQGKALDESFSYPNIAQLKESFHHISPKVYQKLLESTDEQLDEIFEIGMNISFYSETKLNFTGMCIGREDYLCGQMGLMRKILGYPGMSYTTDENLKY, from the coding sequence ATGGATACACCAAAATCAAAAAAGTTAGAAATTGTAATTCCTGCCTACAGGATGCACTCACAAAGCTTTTTAAATGTTTTAGAGGGCATTTCAGAGGAAGATGCAATGAAAAGAATTGACGGTAAAACGAATCACATTGTCTGGATGGCAGGTAATTTTCTTAATATGCGCTATGGACTGGGCTCAGTTTTAGGTCTTCAGGAAGAAGATCCATACACAGACCTTTTCTTTCAGGGAAAAGCGTTGGACGAAAGTTTCAGCTATCCTAACATTGCTCAATTAAAAGAAAGCTTTCACCATATTTCACCAAAGGTTTATCAAAAACTATTAGAGTCAACAGATGAACAGTTGGATGAGATTTTTGAAATAGGGATGAATATTTCTTTTTACTCAGAAACAAAACTCAATTTTACGGGAATGTGTATAGGGCGGGAAGATTATCTGTGCGGACAAATGGGATTGATGAGGAAGATTTTAGGATACCCGGGAATGAGTTATACCACCGATGAAAATTTAAAATACTAA
- a CDS encoding Crp/Fnr family transcriptional regulator, producing the protein MSSKSLEISYDFPFFMHEELDEIFQAHEKISFQKGDFILEEGKMANEYYILDKGLARSFVNDFNGNEVTTHFFTENEIIIEVLSLFQRIPSQENIICITDCECWKLDYDTFQNLFHKIPNLREWGRSWMSQQLFAYKQRSVEMFTLSATRRYLNLLEEKCQVIQYAPLKQIASYLGVTDTSLSRIRKELVSHPKKN; encoded by the coding sequence ATGAGCAGTAAGTCCTTAGAAATTTCATATGATTTCCCTTTTTTTATGCACGAAGAGCTCGATGAGATCTTTCAGGCGCATGAAAAAATAAGTTTTCAAAAAGGAGATTTTATTCTTGAAGAAGGAAAAATGGCTAATGAATATTATATTTTAGATAAAGGGCTTGCAAGATCCTTTGTTAATGACTTTAACGGGAATGAAGTAACCACTCATTTTTTTACGGAGAATGAAATTATCATAGAAGTATTATCTCTTTTCCAACGAATTCCCTCTCAGGAGAATATCATCTGCATTACCGATTGTGAATGCTGGAAACTGGATTATGATACTTTTCAGAACCTGTTTCATAAAATTCCCAACCTGAGGGAATGGGGGAGATCGTGGATGTCCCAGCAGCTCTTTGCTTATAAGCAGCGTTCTGTAGAAATGTTTACCTTATCTGCTACCAGAAGATATCTTAATCTCCTGGAGGAGAAATGCCAGGTGATTCAGTATGCTCCTTTAAAGCAGATTGCTTCTTATCTTGGAGTAACAGACACTTCTTTAAGCAGAATCCGTAAAGAATTAGTTTCCCATCCAAAGAAAAATTAA
- a CDS encoding SDR family oxidoreductase, whose product MKTQNKSQSKSKVPKEGMFPEIIRENYLGSKKLLNKKAVISGGDSGIGQAVAVHFAREGADVIIIYKESDKDARETLKLVEKEGRSCILLKGDVSKKTFRTKCLEKVKKEWKTLDILVNNAGIQFPKDDIEKISDQQILETFNVNIISMIALTRDFLSVMESGARIICTTSVTAYRGSDHLIDYSATKGAIATFVRSLATNLADRKILVNGVAPGPIWTPLVKETFDGLSTFGKDNPLKRAGQPSEVAPAYVFLASEDSSFITGEIIHINGGDFVGG is encoded by the coding sequence ATGAAAACACAGAACAAATCACAATCCAAATCTAAAGTACCCAAAGAGGGCATGTTTCCCGAGATCATTCGTGAAAACTATTTGGGAAGTAAAAAACTTCTGAATAAGAAAGCCGTGATTTCGGGTGGAGATAGCGGAATAGGACAAGCGGTAGCGGTGCATTTTGCAAGAGAAGGAGCGGATGTAATCATTATTTACAAAGAAAGTGATAAAGATGCCCGCGAAACTTTAAAGCTGGTAGAAAAAGAGGGACGGTCATGTATTTTACTCAAGGGCGATGTTTCCAAAAAAACTTTCAGAACTAAATGTCTTGAAAAGGTAAAAAAAGAGTGGAAGACCCTTGATATTCTCGTCAATAATGCCGGAATACAATTTCCTAAAGATGATATTGAGAAAATATCCGACCAGCAGATTCTTGAGACCTTTAATGTGAATATTATTTCAATGATTGCTTTGACCAGGGATTTTCTATCAGTCATGGAAAGCGGAGCAAGAATTATTTGTACCACGTCCGTCACTGCTTACCGTGGAAGTGATCACCTGATTGATTATTCTGCAACAAAAGGAGCTATTGCAACATTTGTAAGGTCATTGGCAACCAATCTTGCAGACCGGAAAATTTTGGTTAATGGAGTTGCTCCGGGACCCATCTGGACACCGCTGGTAAAAGAAACGTTTGATGGCCTTTCTACATTCGGTAAAGATAATCCCCTGAAAAGGGCTGGACAGCCTTCTGAAGTTGCACCGGCTTATGTTTTTCTGGCTTCTGAAGATTCAAGTTTTATTACCGGAGAAATCATTCATATCAACGGAGGGGATTTTGTAGGAGGTTAA
- a CDS encoding VOC family protein, with product MAKLNPYLNFNGTAEEAFNFYKSVFGGEFRGEVHKMGNAPGTENLSDEEKNRVMHIALPIGDDLLMASDIVPGFGQTLTVGNNNYVSIFPESREEADRLFKGLSEGGNIEMPIEDQFWGDYFGSFQDKYGVHWMVNYNDESAK from the coding sequence ATGGCAAAATTAAATCCGTACCTTAATTTTAACGGTACAGCAGAAGAAGCTTTCAATTTTTATAAATCAGTTTTCGGGGGAGAGTTCAGAGGAGAAGTTCATAAGATGGGCAACGCTCCGGGAACGGAAAACCTTTCTGATGAAGAAAAAAACAGAGTAATGCATATTGCGTTACCTATCGGTGACGACCTTTTAATGGCATCAGATATTGTTCCCGGATTCGGACAAACACTTACCGTAGGAAACAACAATTATGTTTCCATATTTCCTGAATCAAGGGAAGAGGCAGACCGTCTTTTTAAAGGTTTGTCTGAAGGCGGAAATATAGAAATGCCTATAGAAGACCAGTTTTGGGGAGATTATTTTGGAAGCTTCCAGGATAAATATGGTGTTCATTGGATGGTGAACTATAATGATGAATCGGCAAAATAA
- a CDS encoding SRPBCC domain-containing protein — METLSYEIVINAPLQKVWDILWGKETYTEWTQFFSPGSHMKSDWKVGGKTYFLDPNNEGMVSTIDSLNEPHEVIFKHLGMVKDGVEDTESKEVKEWSGSFEKYILIDFDGKTKLHAEVQVEKSWKDHLNMGFTKGLEVVKNLAEKN; from the coding sequence ATGGAAACTTTATCATACGAAATCGTTATTAATGCTCCCTTACAAAAGGTCTGGGATATTTTATGGGGAAAAGAAACCTACACTGAATGGACTCAGTTTTTCAGTCCGGGATCTCACATGAAATCTGACTGGAAAGTCGGTGGAAAAACGTATTTCCTGGATCCTAATAATGAGGGAATGGTATCTACTATTGATAGTCTCAATGAGCCGCATGAGGTTATATTTAAACATCTGGGCATGGTGAAAGATGGAGTGGAAGATACAGAGAGTAAGGAAGTAAAAGAATGGAGTGGCTCCTTTGAAAAATACATCCTTATTGATTTTGATGGAAAAACCAAACTCCATGCTGAAGTCCAGGTTGAGAAAAGCTGGAAAGACCATTTAAATATGGGTTTTACAAAAGGACTGGAAGTTGTAAAAAATCTTGCAGAGAAAAATTAA
- the tpx gene encoding thiol peroxidase: MSNITLKGNAVHTLGNLPAVGNTIKDFALVDSGLNIKTLSDFEGKKKIFNIFPSIDTGICAASARKFNEEASNLNNTVVINVSKDLPFALGRFCAAEGLNNVETLSDFRSSFGDDYEVTITDSPMKGLLSRAVIVTDENNKVVYTEQVPEIGSEPNYNAALEALK; encoded by the coding sequence ATGTCCAATATAACGTTAAAAGGAAACGCAGTTCATACATTAGGTAATTTACCAGCTGTTGGAAATACCATTAAGGATTTCGCATTAGTGGATTCAGGATTGAATATTAAAACCCTGTCAGACTTTGAAGGAAAGAAAAAAATATTTAATATTTTTCCTAGTATTGATACAGGAATATGTGCGGCTTCTGCCAGAAAATTCAATGAAGAAGCTTCAAATTTAAATAATACAGTAGTAATTAATGTTTCCAAAGATCTTCCATTTGCCTTAGGCAGATTTTGTGCAGCTGAAGGTCTGAATAATGTAGAAACACTATCTGATTTCAGAAGCAGCTTCGGTGATGATTATGAGGTAACTATTACAGATTCTCCTATGAAAGGTCTTTTAAGCCGGGCAGTGATCGTTACTGACGAAAATAATAAAGTAGTGTATACGGAGCAGGTTCCTGAAATTGGAAGCGAACCTAATTACAATGCTGCTCTTGAAGCATTAAAATAA
- a CDS encoding Crp/Fnr family transcriptional regulator, with protein sequence MSDNYTKYGTLFQVDQEHFGEFFSLLKDTHLLKSDFFLKQGEKCKYLGFIKSGTIRSFYINDQGREINFGFYFENEFFTDYESILCDTVSNMNIQAIEHCEILLLSKDDLQNLYKKEAYWQKFGRMMSEKIYLDAKKRIDDLLCYSPENRYLNLLKRNPMLVQKIAQKHIASYLGITEQSLSRIRSRIIN encoded by the coding sequence ATGTCCGATAACTACACTAAGTATGGTACACTATTCCAGGTTGACCAAGAACATTTCGGGGAGTTCTTTTCCCTCCTTAAAGATACACATCTTTTAAAGTCTGATTTTTTTCTTAAACAAGGAGAAAAATGCAAATACCTGGGCTTTATTAAAAGCGGAACGATAAGAAGCTTTTACATCAATGATCAGGGCCGTGAGATCAACTTCGGTTTCTATTTTGAAAATGAATTTTTTACGGACTATGAAAGTATACTTTGTGATACGGTCTCCAATATGAATATTCAGGCTATAGAACATTGTGAGATCTTACTTTTAAGTAAAGATGATCTTCAAAATCTATATAAGAAGGAAGCTTACTGGCAAAAGTTCGGAAGGATGATGAGCGAAAAGATCTATCTTGATGCAAAAAAGAGAATTGATGATTTACTATGCTATTCTCCTGAAAACAGATACCTGAATCTTTTAAAAAGAAACCCTATGCTTGTTCAGAAAATAGCCCAGAAGCATATCGCAAGTTATCTGGGGATAACGGAACAGTCATTAAGTCGTATAAGATCCCGGATTATTAATTAA
- a CDS encoding DUF763 domain-containing protein — translation MKRSGTADLPLHYGKVPPWLYERMSTLGLSIIEVILMDYGKDEVLRRLADPFWFQSFGAVMGMDWHSSGITTSVMGALKRSINPNSQSLGLYICGGKGKFSRETPSELLQIADKTGLNGTELVKASKLSAKVDNTAIHDGYQLYLHNFILADNGSWSVVQQGMHESDGTARRYHWHSENIKSFIEEPHTGINGVHRGKILNLTDAQASENRKGILEISHTDSAEIMNDFSRLILPDHHDVRASDVDLKRLGALLYVTREQQPQNFEDLLMLEGVGPRTMQSLALVSEVIHGAPSRFSDPARFSFAHGGKDGHPFPVPTKVYDQSIDILRKGIEKSKLGNSDKLKTLNKLHQVIATTEKDFTPDFDIQQVIEEERQNSWRFGGKTVFGDAKKPIKPNDIQLSLF, via the coding sequence ATGAAACGTTCAGGAACAGCAGATCTCCCTTTACACTATGGCAAAGTACCGCCATGGCTGTATGAGCGTATGTCTACTCTTGGATTGTCCATCATTGAAGTGATTTTGATGGATTATGGTAAGGATGAGGTTTTGAGAAGACTGGCCGATCCGTTTTGGTTTCAGAGTTTTGGAGCCGTTATGGGAATGGACTGGCATTCATCAGGCATTACAACCTCTGTAATGGGAGCTTTAAAACGCTCTATTAATCCGAATTCACAATCACTGGGGCTTTATATCTGTGGGGGAAAAGGGAAATTTTCGAGAGAGACTCCTTCGGAACTTCTTCAGATTGCTGATAAAACAGGCCTGAACGGTACTGAGCTGGTAAAGGCGAGCAAGCTCTCTGCGAAAGTGGATAATACAGCAATTCATGATGGGTATCAGTTATATCTGCATAATTTTATCCTGGCAGACAATGGAAGCTGGAGTGTTGTTCAGCAGGGAATGCATGAATCTGATGGAACGGCAAGGCGCTATCATTGGCATTCGGAAAATATAAAATCATTTATTGAAGAACCGCATACGGGAATAAATGGTGTTCATAGAGGAAAAATTCTTAATCTTACCGATGCGCAGGCTTCAGAAAACAGAAAAGGAATTCTCGAGATTTCTCATACGGATTCCGCAGAGATTATGAACGATTTTTCCCGTCTGATTCTCCCTGATCATCACGATGTCCGCGCTTCTGACGTAGATTTAAAAAGATTGGGGGCTCTTTTATATGTTACCCGTGAACAACAGCCTCAGAATTTTGAAGATCTTTTAATGCTGGAAGGGGTGGGACCAAGGACGATGCAATCTTTGGCTTTGGTAAGTGAGGTGATTCATGGGGCACCGTCAAGATTTTCGGATCCGGCCAGATTTTCTTTTGCACATGGCGGAAAAGACGGACATCCGTTTCCTGTTCCTACGAAAGTGTATGATCAGAGCATCGATATCCTTCGAAAAGGTATTGAAAAATCTAAGCTGGGAAATTCAGATAAACTTAAGACATTAAATAAGCTGCATCAGGTAATAGCAACAACGGAAAAAGATTTTACACCAGATTTTGATATTCAGCAGGTTATAGAAGAAGAAAGACAGAATTCCTGGAGATTTGGAGGGAAAACTGTTTTCGGAGATGCTAAAAAGCCAATCAAACCTAATGATATTCAGCTTTCTTTGTTTTGA